One genomic window of Hyperolius riggenbachi isolate aHypRig1 chromosome 7, aHypRig1.pri, whole genome shotgun sequence includes the following:
- the LOC137524991 gene encoding beta-1,3-galactosyltransferase 1-like encodes MPSKVSCLYILTVICWASALWYLSIHRPTSNYTGYKINKMENVKKDIAVSQKNISFANIRTRSINPHNYDFIINEPEKCANNGSPFLVILITTTHKEFDARRAIRETWGNENNFKDIQIVTLFLLGKNTDPKLNQMVEQESQKFHDIVVEDFIDSYHNLTLKTMMGMKWVASFCSKAKYVMKTDSDIFVNMDNLIYKLLKPTTKPRRRYFTGYVINGGPIRDVRSKWYMPRDLYPDSNYPPFCSGTGYIFSADVAELIYKTSLHTRLLHLEDVYVGLCLRKIGIHPFQNSGFNHWKMAYSLCRYRRAITVHQIGHEEMHRIWNDMQSKKRLRC; translated from the coding sequence ATGCCATCAAAGGTGTCTTGTTTGTACATCTTGACAGTCATCTGCTGGGCCAGCGCACTTTGGTACCTTAGCATCCACCGCCCAACATCTAACTACACTGGCTACAAGATCAACAAAATGGAGAACGTTAAGAAAGACATTGCGGTATCTCAAAAAAACATTTCCTTTGCCAATATTAGAACTCGATCTATCAACCCCCACAACTATGACTTTATCATCAATGAGCCTGAGAAATGTGCAAACAATGGAAGCCCTTTTTTGGTAATTCTGATAACTACAACCCATAAGGAATTTGATGCCAGAAGAGCAATTAGAGAAACTTGGGGTAACGAAAACAACTTCAAAGACATTCAAATTGTAACACTTTTCCTCCTGGGCAAAAACACAGACCCAAAATTAAACCAGATGGTGGAGCAAGAAAGTCAGAAATTTCATGATATTGTTGTGGAAGACTTCATTGACTCATACCATAATCTCACCCTAAAAACTATGATGGGCATGAAATGGGTGGCTTCTTTCTGCTCCAAGGCTAAATATGTCATGAAAACGGACAGTGATATTTTTGTAAATATGGACAATCTCATTTATAAACTACTGAAACCAACCACCAAGCCAAGGAGAAGGTATTTCACTGGCTATGTCATCAATGGAGGACCAATAAGAGATGTCCGCAGTAAATGGTACATGCCGAGAGACTTGTACCCAGACAGCAATTACCCACCATTCTGTTCAGGAACTGGTTACATCTTTTCTGCTGATGTAGCAGAGCTAATTTATAAAACGTCCCTACATACAAGACTTTTGCATCTTGAGGATGTCTATGTGGGACTTTGCTTACGAAAAATTGGAATCCACCCATTTCAAAACAGTGGCTTTAATCACTGGAAAATGGCTTACAGTTTATGCCGCTACCGTAGAGCAATTACCGTCCATCAGATTGGCCACGAGGAGATGCACAGAATTTGGAATGACATGCAAAGCAAAAAGCGTCTTCGATGTTGA